Proteins from a single region of Engystomops pustulosus chromosome 5, aEngPut4.maternal, whole genome shotgun sequence:
- the LOC140134132 gene encoding uncharacterized protein: MSDSDTLEDVILSWYISQKYGERSDLWRSHHPRRKRRRWVHPIVSQRLTKGVFHTLYLDLRKDPDKFISFCRLSITLFDQLVAELRPALTFHDTRLRKCISVEERLLVTLRFLATGNSFSSLHFTFLIGTSTIARIVNHTCVVIWSHLRRTMMPPPNAQQWLDIAHGFEEKANFPNCIGALDGKHIRVQKPPNSGSRYFNYKRYFSVVLLALADSNYRFIIVDIGAHGSAADAGIFRVSRMSKRLSDRQLDIPEPRILPGSSGPALPFVIVADEGFALSYHVMRPFPRRRLDLRCRHFNIRLGRARRFVECAFGILASRWRVFQSSMQLSPSNVICVIKACIILHNYCRMYDPPENPQPEIYADVATTEPTHHARPALAGMRIRNQFADFFYHNSVD; encoded by the exons ATGTCTGATTCGGATACGTTGGAAGATGTAATTTTGTCTTGGTATATATCGCAGAAATATGGTGAGCGAAGTGATCTCTGGCGTTCCCACCACCCCCGGCGTAAGCGTAGGCGATGGGTTCATCCAATTGTATCTCAGCGCTTGACCAAAGGTGTCTTTCATACTTTGTATTTGGACCTCCGCAAAGACCCTGACAAGTTTATTAGCTTTTGTCGCTTATCAATCACCTTGTTTGACCAATTGGTGGCGGAGCTTCGTCCTGCACTCACATTTCATGATACCAGGCTACGGAAATGTATTTCTGTGGAGGAGCGTCTTCTGGTTACCCTGCG gtTTCTTGCTACTGGAAATTCGTTTTCATCACTACATTTTACTTTTCTGATTGGAACTTCAACCATTGCAAGGATTGTGAATCACACCTGTGTTGTTATTTGGTCACATTTGAGACGCACCATGATGCCTCCGCCAAATGCTCAGCAATGGCTTGATATTGCGCATGGCTTTGAGGAAAAAGCTAATTTTCCAAATTGTATTGGCGCCCTGGATGGAAAACATATACGTGTACAGAAGCCACCAAACTCAGGATCACGATATTTTAATTATAAACGGTATTTCTCTGTTGTTTTGTTAGCACTAGCTGACAGTAACTaccgttttataattgtagatattgGTGCCCATggttctgctgctgatgctggtATATTTCGTGTTTCTAGAATGTCAAAGCGTTTATCAGACCGTCAGCTTGACATTCCTGAACCACGTATTTTGCCTGGTTCTTCTGGCCCCGCTTTACCATTTGTGATAGTGGCAGATGAGGGATTTGCACTTTCATATCATGTTATGCGCCCTTTCCCACGACGTCGCTTGGATTTAAGGTGCAGACATTTTAATATTCGTCTGGGCCGGGCTCGTCGTTTTGTCGAGTGCGCATTTGGTATATTGGCTAGCAGATGGAGGGTTTTCCAATCATCAATGCAGCTCTCTCCATCAAATGTCATTTGTGTCATCAAAGCATGTATAATTTTACATAATTATTGTCGCATGTATGACCCGCCGGAGAACCCACAGCCAGAAATTTATGCAGATGTTGCTACTACTGAACCCACTCATCATGCAAGGCCTGCTTTGGCAGGAATGCGTATTCGAAATcaatttgcagattttttttatcataatagtGTGGATtaa